One Corynebacterium appendicis CIP 107643 DNA window includes the following coding sequences:
- a CDS encoding class I SAM-dependent methyltransferase, with protein sequence MRTLDKLIIDEALIDASATTLICHDPSLDLTRTALDAGGQVVFLDSDYARSQQAASLGAGIAGDLRLDEFLAGSSGSAVAIGEMPKSLARLDYLARSIAGAGFDDVRVVFGANNKHLSRGMNGVLAESFTDVTASRGRGKFRCLVASGPRAVSYTPVRGDGVVAIGGVFSGAKPDRGGELLRSCLPDAPGRLLDLGCGNGSVTRGLGAQATDSDADAVLSARAIGIDATWDDAGSQLPDASFDTIALNPPFHDGTAVDATLVQHLLDASVRLLAPGGSLYLVHNSHLRYRGEVERRFRAVEQVARDKTFTVLRATN encoded by the coding sequence TTGCGCACGCTGGATAAACTCATCATCGACGAAGCGCTTATCGACGCCTCCGCAACCACCCTCATCTGCCACGACCCGTCCCTGGATCTCACCCGGACGGCTCTGGACGCGGGTGGGCAAGTGGTCTTCCTGGATTCGGATTATGCGCGCAGCCAACAAGCAGCCTCCCTTGGCGCCGGGATTGCCGGCGACCTGCGGCTGGACGAGTTCCTGGCTGGTTCTTCAGGTTCGGCGGTGGCGATCGGGGAGATGCCGAAGTCCCTGGCCCGCCTGGATTACCTCGCGCGCTCGATCGCAGGTGCGGGCTTCGACGATGTGCGCGTGGTGTTCGGCGCGAACAACAAGCATCTCTCGCGCGGAATGAACGGGGTGCTCGCCGAATCGTTCACGGATGTCACCGCGTCGCGCGGCCGCGGCAAATTCCGCTGCCTGGTCGCCTCCGGGCCCCGCGCAGTGTCGTACACACCCGTGCGTGGCGACGGCGTGGTCGCCATCGGTGGTGTCTTCTCCGGCGCGAAACCTGACCGTGGTGGCGAGCTTTTGCGCTCCTGCTTGCCGGACGCGCCGGGTCGCCTGCTCGATCTCGGCTGCGGCAATGGCTCCGTCACCCGCGGCCTTGGTGCGCAGGCGACTGACTCCGATGCCGATGCCGTGCTGTCTGCCCGCGCCATCGGCATCGACGCGACCTGGGACGACGCTGGCTCGCAGCTTCCCGACGCCTCCTTCGACACCATCGCGCTCAACCCGCCGTTCCACGACGGAACGGCTGTCGATGCCACACTCGTGCAGCACCTCCTGGACGCCTCCGTGCGCCTGCTCGCACCCGGCGGTTCCCTTTACCTGGTGCATAACTCGCACTTGCGCTACCGCGGCGAGGTGGAGCGCCGCTTTCGCGCGGTGGAGCAGGTCGCGCGCGACAAGACATTCACGGTGCTGCGCGCTACTAATTAG
- a CDS encoding Txe/YoeB family addiction module toxin, whose amino-acid sequence MRLVWVAHAWEDYQYWQREDRKTLKRINQLIRDTMRDPFEGIGKPEPLKYGAEGAWSRRITQEHRLIYLVDGDDLIILQARYHY is encoded by the coding sequence ATGCGTCTGGTGTGGGTCGCCCACGCATGGGAGGACTACCAGTACTGGCAGCGTGAAGACCGGAAGACGCTGAAGCGCATCAACCAGTTGATCCGGGACACGATGCGTGACCCGTTCGAGGGGATCGGGAAACCGGAGCCGCTCAAATATGGCGCGGAAGGGGCCTGGTCGCGGCGGATCACGCAGGAGCACCGTCTCATTTACTTAGTGGACGGCGATGACCTGATCATCCTGCAGGCCCGCTACCACTACTGA
- a CDS encoding NAD-dependent deacylase, translated as MSITRAQEILAGAAHIEVFTGAGMSADSGIATYRDAQTGLWENVDPQDMASTDAWHDDPDTMFAWYLWRAHLAEQAEPNAGHIAIARSPKTTVTTQNIDNLHERAGSEEVVHLHGSLFDFRCSLCDEPYTRPIPFPEQPVAEITPPACPECGGPVRPGVVWFGEALPEDEWKEAERRMHTADAVVIVGTSGVVYPAAGLPLLAHAREIPIIEVTPMRTDLSQLAEVVIEDTAANALPKLLG; from the coding sequence ATGAGCATTACTCGCGCACAGGAGATCCTCGCGGGCGCCGCGCACATCGAGGTCTTCACCGGGGCCGGCATGAGCGCGGACAGCGGCATCGCCACGTACCGCGACGCGCAGACAGGCCTGTGGGAGAACGTGGACCCGCAGGATATGGCCTCCACGGACGCGTGGCACGACGACCCGGACACGATGTTCGCGTGGTACTTGTGGCGCGCGCATCTCGCGGAGCAAGCAGAGCCGAACGCAGGCCACATCGCCATTGCGCGCTCGCCGAAGACGACGGTGACCACGCAAAATATCGACAATTTGCACGAGAGGGCGGGAAGCGAGGAGGTCGTGCACCTGCACGGTTCGCTGTTTGATTTCCGTTGTTCGCTTTGCGACGAACCGTACACCCGCCCCATCCCCTTCCCCGAGCAGCCGGTCGCAGAGATTACCCCGCCGGCCTGCCCGGAGTGCGGCGGCCCAGTGCGGCCGGGCGTGGTGTGGTTCGGCGAGGCATTGCCCGAGGACGAGTGGAAAGAGGCGGAGCGCCGGATGCACACGGCTGACGCGGTGGTCATCGTCGGCACCTCAGGGGTGGTCTACCCCGCCGCCGGTCTGCCGTTGTTGGCGCACGCCCGCGAGATCCCGATCATCGAGGTCACCCCCATGCGCACCGACCTGTCGCAGCTGGCCGAGGTCGTTATTGAGGACACTGCAGCGAATGCGCTGCCCAAGCTTCTGGGCTAA
- the cobA gene encoding uroporphyrinogen-III C-methyltransferase produces the protein MNGSVTLVGGGPGAWDLITVRGLRALEAADVILTDHLGPTDQLDQFLETDGKEIVDVAKLPYAKQVAQERINALMVEHAQAGKRVVRLKGGDPYVFGRGFEELHACAAAGIACEVVPGVTSAVSVPAAAGIPVTQRGMTHSFTVVSGHLAPDDPRSLVDWEALARVGGTIVVIMGVRQAPAIAETLQRVLPGTTPAAVIQDGETARQREVRTTLGSLAETMARENITNPAVYVIGEVAGLAHAG, from the coding sequence ATGAACGGAAGTGTGACTCTTGTCGGCGGCGGTCCCGGCGCGTGGGATCTGATCACGGTGCGCGGGCTGCGCGCGCTGGAAGCGGCGGATGTGATTCTGACTGATCACTTAGGGCCGACGGATCAACTGGACCAGTTCCTGGAAACGGACGGCAAAGAGATCGTCGATGTGGCGAAGCTGCCGTACGCGAAGCAGGTGGCGCAGGAGCGCATCAACGCGCTGATGGTCGAGCATGCCCAAGCCGGCAAGCGCGTCGTGCGGCTCAAGGGCGGGGACCCGTACGTGTTCGGCCGCGGTTTCGAAGAACTCCACGCGTGCGCGGCGGCTGGGATCGCATGCGAGGTCGTGCCGGGCGTGACCAGCGCGGTGTCCGTTCCAGCGGCAGCCGGGATTCCGGTGACGCAACGCGGTATGACTCATTCCTTCACTGTCGTGTCCGGGCACCTCGCGCCGGATGACCCGAGGTCGCTGGTCGACTGGGAGGCGCTCGCGCGCGTGGGCGGCACCATCGTCGTCATCATGGGCGTGCGCCAGGCGCCGGCGATCGCGGAGACGTTGCAGCGCGTGCTGCCCGGCACGACGCCGGCCGCGGTCATCCAGGACGGCGAGACCGCCCGCCAGCGCGAGGTCCGCACCACGCTGGGGTCGCTCGCCGAGACGATGGCGCGGGAGAACATCACCAATCCCGCTGTGTACGTGATCGGGGAGGTCGCAGGCCTTGCGCACGCTGGATAA